The following is a genomic window from uncultured Draconibacterium sp..
ACATCTGAATATTCTAAAAATGAACCGACGATTAAACGACAATCAATGATACTTTCACTCCAAGTGGGGGCATCACTAAGTATTCGTTTTAACTTTTTTCGATCACCTCCTCCGATACCAAAAATACCACAGGTTTATTTGAAATAGGATTGGTACGCACCACAACAACGGTTTCGTAAACCGCCTCAATATCTTTGTAATTCAGCACCTCGGTTGGCAGACCTTTTTTACGAATATGCCCTTCCTGCATCATAATCAGCGAATCGCAATATTCGCCGGCCAGATTCAGATCGTGAATAATCATCAGAATGGTTAATCCCAGCTCGCGACTTAAACGACGAATCAGATTCAGCGTTTGCACCTGGTGAGTAATGTCCAGATGCGAAGTTGGTTCGTCGAGCAAAAGCAGATCGGGTTCCTGTGTTAAGGCACGGGCAATTCCGGCCAGTTGCTGCTCGCCACCGCTCAAGGCATTCATATACTTACCTTTTAGCTTGTCAACCCCGGTAAGCTTCATATATTTTTCGGCTATGGCAAAATCTTCTTTGGTTTCGAAAAACTGAAACTGCTTATGATACGGAATACGCCCCATCAACACATATTCCTCCACTGTCATACTGCCGATTTCAATATTCTGAGTAACAATGGCAATATTTTGTGCACGCTCCTTCAGTCCCATTTTCTGCGTACTTTTGCCATTTAATTCTATTGATCCATTTAACAAAGGCAGTTCTCCCGAAATACCTCTGAATAATGTGGTTTTTCCCGAACCGTTTGGACCAATAATTCCTACAAAGTCGCCTTTATCCACATTAAAACTCACATCCTTTAGTAAAAACTTACCAGGATAACCGCAGGAAAAATTATTGATCTGAAAAAACTGTTCCATGCTAGTTCAGTTTAAAATGTGATTTTGAGCGACTCAATACTATTATAAAAACCAACCCGCCAACAAAGCCGGTTATTACCCCAATTGGCAATTCGTTAGGTGCAATTACAGTTCGCGCAATGGTATCGGAAAGAATAAGAAAAATGGCTCCTCCTAAAAAAGAGCCCGCCAAAAGCACACGGTAATCGTTACCAATAATTAATCGGATTACATGCGGAATTACCAGCCCAACAAAACCAATAACTCCAGCCACCGAAACAGAAATGCCGGTTAACAACGAGGCCACAAAAAACAGCAATTTAATGGCAACACCAGTGTTAACTCCCAGGTGCCTGGCCTTTACCTCTCCCAGCCGTAAAGCATTTAGTGTTTGCGAGAAGAAATAAGAAATCACAAGTCCGGCCAGCGATGAATAAAAAGCGATTGCAATCAGCGAATTGTTTGATTCATCCAAAGAACCCATCACCCAGAAAACAATGTTATGCAGATTTTCTGTTGTAGAAATTGACATCAGAAACATCATGGCTGAAGAGGATACAAAACTTACCATCACACCAATTAGCAACATGCTGTTAATACTTAATCCTCCACGTTTTAGACTTAACAAATACACAACAACAAGAGTAACCAACGCCCCCAGAAAACCAAATGCCGGAAGCGAAAAAAAGCTCAATGTGTTCAGTCCGAAAACAATGGCAATAGCTACGCCTAATGCAGCGCCGCCGGAAATACCCAGCGTATATGGCTCAACCAGCGGATTGCGGTAAATGCCTTGCAACACCACTCCCGACAGGCTTAAAGCGCCGCCAACTCCAATAGCCATCAAAATTCGGGGAATGCGGATTTTGGCTAAAACGGTATATTCGATACTGCCTTTATCCGATAAAATTTGTGGCAGTTGCGAAAGTGACACTTTTACTTCTCCGGCCGATAATGAAAATAAAACAGACACCAGCAACAACACCAAAAGTGCGGCTAAAAAAAGTATCCATTTCAGATATTTATGATTCATCTTTATTAAAATGCGGTGTTTATCTCGATTCCTTTACGGTATTATTGGCTCACAAAACGATAAACATCTTCCAAAGCCAAAACAAAATTTGCCGGTGTTGGACTACACGATGTTTCCGATGCAATCAAAAATACTTTATCATTCTTCACCGCCGACATGCTGGTGTAACCTTTCCATACCTTTTGTTCCTGTTCTCCAAATCCCCCCATTTCTGCAATTATAATTACATCCGGATTTTTCAACAGAATACTTTCGCGCGTCATCGTTCCATGCTCCAGCCCCGAAGCAATATTTATTCCATTACAAAACAAGATAAAATCGTTCATATAGGTTTTGTCGAGTACAACAAAAACAGGATTTGCACCAATTTGAAAGAATATTTTTGAAGGTGGTAATTGTTTTGATTTTTTCTGAATTTCGGCAACCTTTGCTTTTGCGTCGGCTACTACTTTTTTTGCCAGAGCATCGGTACCAATCATCTTTGCAATTTGCTGTGTTTGCTCGCAAATTTCATCAAAAGTGCGCGGAGTTTCCAAT
Proteins encoded in this region:
- a CDS encoding ABC transporter ATP-binding protein; its protein translation is MEQFFQINNFSCGYPGKFLLKDVSFNVDKGDFVGIIGPNGSGKTTLFRGISGELPLLNGSIELNGKSTQKMGLKERAQNIAIVTQNIEIGSMTVEEYVLMGRIPYHKQFQFFETKEDFAIAEKYMKLTGVDKLKGKYMNALSGGEQQLAGIARALTQEPDLLLLDEPTSHLDITHQVQTLNLIRRLSRELGLTILMIIHDLNLAGEYCDSLIMMQEGHIRKKGLPTEVLNYKDIEAVYETVVVVRTNPISNKPVVFLVSEEVIEKS
- a CDS encoding iron ABC transporter permease yields the protein MNHKYLKWILFLAALLVLLLVSVLFSLSAGEVKVSLSQLPQILSDKGSIEYTVLAKIRIPRILMAIGVGGALSLSGVVLQGIYRNPLVEPYTLGISGGAALGVAIAIVFGLNTLSFFSLPAFGFLGALVTLVVVYLLSLKRGGLSINSMLLIGVMVSFVSSSAMMFLMSISTTENLHNIVFWVMGSLDESNNSLIAIAFYSSLAGLVISYFFSQTLNALRLGEVKARHLGVNTGVAIKLLFFVASLLTGISVSVAGVIGFVGLVIPHVIRLIIGNDYRVLLAGSFLGGAIFLILSDTIARTVIAPNELPIGVITGFVGGLVFIIVLSRSKSHFKLN
- a CDS encoding helical backbone metal receptor; this encodes MKIKILIVLLLAGFSVFAQDVKRVISLAPSITENIYLVGGKEKLVGCTSYCMLAINDGIEQIGSTVDVNVEKILALKPDLVLTMKLTKPQDIATLKKLGLRVEVLETPRTFDEICEQTQQIAKMIGTDALAKKVVADAKAKVAEIQKKSKQLPPSKIFFQIGANPVFVVLDKTYMNDFILFCNGINIASGLEHGTMTRESILLKNPDVIIIAEMGGFGEQEQKVWKGYTSMSAVKNDKVFLIASETSCSPTPANFVLALEDVYRFVSQ